One window from the genome of Sulfurimonas hongkongensis encodes:
- the infC gene encoding translation initiation factor IF-3 produces MNDDIRVAELRCNIDGGESLGIISTDEAMSKANELGMDLVLIAPTAKPPVAKIMDYGKYKYQEEKKLKEQRKNQVKIVVKEIKLSVKIADNDIAYKVKHAREFLEKGYHVKFRVFLRGREMAHPEAGKEVLLRVWPMIEDIAVMEKPPKFEGRYFNMYVIPQK; encoded by the coding sequence ATGAATGACGATATCCGTGTAGCAGAGTTAAGATGTAATATAGATGGAGGGGAGTCATTAGGAATAATTTCTACTGATGAAGCTATGAGTAAAGCAAATGAGTTAGGTATGGATTTAGTCCTTATAGCTCCAACTGCAAAACCACCAGTTGCTAAAATCATGGATTACGGTAAATACAAATACCAAGAAGAGAAAAAACTCAAAGAGCAAAGAAAAAATCAGGTAAAAATCGTTGTAAAAGAGATTAAATTATCTGTTAAAATTGCTGATAATGATATTGCTTACAAAGTTAAGCATGCAAGAGAATTCTTAGAAAAAGGTTACCACGTCAAGTTTCGTGTCTTTTTAAGAGGTCGTGAGATGGCCCATCCAGAAGCAGGTAAGGAAGTACTACTTCGCGTTTGGCCGATGATAGAAGATATAGCAGTGATGGAGAAACCACCAAAGTTTGAGGGTCGCTATTTCAATATGTATGTAATACCTCAAAAATAG
- a CDS encoding MFS transporter yields MFKKVFPLSAILSLRFLGLFLVLPVISVYALGLESSTPLLVGIVVGGYALTQALLQVPFGTMSDKIGRKPTLLVGLIIFLVGSLIAAYATDIYTLMLGRFLQGAGAIGSVITAMISDLVEEEVRAKAMAIMGGTIALSFAVAMGLGPVVGAAYGVDSLFIITAVLALLAMIVLFTKVPTPPRIKHTYHKSAKTSDILKDPNLLNMIIINAMQKGLMTVAFVLIPIILTSDTFAWQKSDLYMAYLPAMVFGLIAMGPAAVFGEKYNKPREIFLASIVLFIGAFLIMGLTSSSLIFVVGVVMFFVAFNMMEPLVQSMISKFAKVHQRGAALGMGNSVAYFATFVGGTLAGLMLDISDRATIGISVAVLASLWLVWTIRLKNPTKHSHLFIAKEFVDTNKLSELENEHIAEWYINETEGKIVVKYVSNAIDEEALRAKISL; encoded by the coding sequence ATGTTTAAAAAAGTTTTTCCCCTCTCTGCAATTTTATCCCTTAGATTTTTAGGTCTCTTTTTGGTTCTACCTGTTATCTCTGTTTATGCTTTAGGACTAGAGAGTTCTACTCCTCTTCTTGTTGGTATAGTCGTTGGTGGATATGCACTCACACAAGCTCTTCTTCAAGTACCTTTTGGAACTATGAGCGATAAGATAGGAAGAAAACCAACGCTTCTTGTAGGTCTTATCATCTTTCTTGTCGGCTCACTTATAGCTGCATATGCTACTGATATTTATACTCTCATGCTTGGTCGCTTCTTGCAGGGTGCTGGAGCTATTGGCTCAGTTATTACTGCAATGATTTCAGATTTAGTTGAAGAAGAGGTTCGAGCAAAAGCTATGGCTATTATGGGAGGAACCATCGCTCTTAGTTTTGCTGTAGCTATGGGGCTTGGTCCTGTTGTTGGAGCTGCTTATGGCGTAGACTCTCTCTTTATTATAACTGCTGTCTTAGCCCTTTTAGCAATGATAGTCCTCTTTACTAAAGTACCAACTCCACCACGCATTAAGCACACCTATCATAAAAGTGCAAAGACTTCTGATATATTAAAAGATCCAAACCTTTTAAATATGATAATCATAAACGCTATGCAAAAAGGCCTTATGACTGTTGCTTTTGTGCTTATTCCTATAATACTGACAAGTGATACTTTTGCGTGGCAGAAGAGTGACCTTTATATGGCCTACTTGCCAGCTATGGTTTTTGGACTTATTGCTATGGGACCAGCTGCAGTTTTTGGTGAGAAGTATAACAAGCCTCGTGAGATATTTTTAGCATCTATCGTACTTTTTATAGGTGCTTTTTTGATTATGGGGCTTACCTCATCGAGTCTTATTTTTGTAGTTGGTGTTGTTATGTTTTTTGTTGCCTTTAACATGATGGAACCACTTGTTCAGTCAATGATTAGTAAGTTTGCAAAGGTGCATCAAAGAGGAGCAGCACTTGGTATGGGAAACTCTGTGGCTTATTTTGCAACATTTGTAGGTGGAACACTAGCTGGGCTTATGTTAGATATTAGCGATAGAGCGACCATTGGTATATCTGTAGCAGTTTTAGCATCTCTCTGGCTCGTATGGACCATCAGACTTAAAAACCCTACAAAACACTCACATCTCTTTATAGCAAAAGAGTTTGTAGATACAAACAAATTAAGCGAACTTGAAAATGAGCATATTGCCGAGTGGTATATCAATGAGACTGAGGGCAAGATAGTTGTTAAGTATGTAAGTAATGCAATAGATGAAGAAGCACTAAGAGCTAAAATCTCTCTATAG
- the rdgB gene encoding RdgB/HAM1 family non-canonical purine NTP pyrophosphatase gives MKLVLATSNKGKVREIKALCKEYEVVAYSELIKEFEIIEDGDTFKQNALIKARAVYKALGDEDVIVLADDSGISVDVLDGQPGIYSARHAGVDANDKDNLFKLIKDLKQKGVASSPAHYTAAIAIVTKKGEYSVHGWMYGDAIAQTRGDGGFGYDPMFIPLGFDQTLGELDEELKKKLSHRFKALSLAKKILKSLL, from the coding sequence TTGAAATTAGTTTTAGCTACATCTAATAAAGGCAAAGTAAGGGAGATAAAGGCTCTTTGTAAAGAGTATGAGGTTGTAGCTTATAGTGAGCTTATAAAAGAGTTTGAGATAATCGAAGATGGAGATACATTTAAACAAAACGCTCTTATAAAAGCTAGAGCAGTTTACAAAGCTCTAGGCGATGAGGATGTGATAGTTTTAGCTGATGATAGTGGTATTAGTGTGGATGTGCTTGATGGACAACCTGGCATCTACAGTGCAAGGCATGCCGGAGTAGATGCAAATGATAAAGACAACCTTTTTAAGCTTATAAAAGATTTAAAACAAAAGGGTGTTGCTTCATCACCTGCTCACTACACAGCGGCAATTGCTATAGTTACAAAAAAGGGCGAGTATAGCGTTCATGGTTGGATGTATGGAGATGCTATAGCCCAGACAAGAGGAGATGGTGGCTTTGGTTATGATCCAATGTTTATTCCTCTCGGCTTTGATCAAACTTTGGGAGAGCTAGATGAAGAACTAAAAAAAAAGCTCTCGCATCGTTTTAAAGCTTTGAGTCTTGCAAAAAAGATATTAAAGAGTCTGCTGTAA
- a CDS encoding GlcG/HbpS family heme-binding protein → MKVQKIVLILLLSASALFSADVVKIERMSMELATEVAKRSVESCRKKGYWVSAVVVDRSANVQVVLRDTHAARFTMDIAEQKANLVIMSGINSSEFISARSDIRNELNNISGLIMMEGGVAVKSGDILLGAVGVSGAPGGDIDAACANEALKSLNERLAFAAMSDDE, encoded by the coding sequence ATGAAAGTTCAAAAAATAGTCTTGATTTTACTATTGAGTGCATCTGCTCTTTTTAGTGCGGATGTTGTAAAGATTGAGCGTATGAGTATGGAATTAGCGACAGAAGTTGCTAAAAGGTCAGTAGAGAGTTGCCGTAAAAAAGGTTACTGGGTTAGTGCAGTTGTAGTTGATAGAAGTGCAAATGTTCAAGTGGTTTTGCGTGATACTCATGCAGCTCGTTTTACTATGGATATTGCTGAGCAAAAAGCAAATTTGGTCATTATGTCGGGCATTAATAGCTCTGAGTTTATCTCTGCTCGTAGTGATATTCGCAATGAGCTAAATAATATAAGTGGCCTAATTATGATGGAGGGTGGAGTAGCTGTTAAATCAGGAGATATATTGCTTGGAGCAGTTGGTGTTAGTGGTGCTCCCGGTGGAGACATAGATGCTGCTTGTGCAAATGAAGCACTTAAATCGCTTAACGAAAGACTTGCTTTTGCTGCAATGTCAGATGATGAGTAA
- a CDS encoding undecaprenyl-diphosphate phosphatase — protein sequence MTIFDSVILGIIEGFTEFLPISSTGHLIVASEFLGINQTDTTKAYQVIIQFAAILAVVFNYKDKFTIKKIDLWAKIFLAFIPIGGVGFIFSSEIKTLFSVEVVAVMFIVGGVIFLVVEKFFIPTEKILIDDVEQVTLKQSLIIGFAQVFALIPGTSRAGATIIGALLVGLSRKASAEFSFLLAFPVMCAVTAYDLLKHYHEFSNDNLVALAVGFIVSFIVAYLTIKLFLVFLERFTFVAFGIYRIIFGALLLILL from the coding sequence GTGACGATATTTGACTCGGTAATTTTAGGAATTATAGAAGGCTTTACAGAGTTTTTGCCCATCTCTTCTACTGGGCATCTCATCGTTGCAAGCGAATTTTTAGGCATAAACCAAACAGATACTACAAAAGCCTATCAAGTTATCATCCAATTTGCTGCAATTTTAGCAGTTGTTTTTAACTACAAAGACAAATTTACTATCAAAAAAATTGATTTATGGGCAAAGATTTTTCTAGCTTTTATCCCTATCGGTGGGGTTGGTTTTATTTTCTCATCAGAGATAAAAACTCTTTTTAGCGTTGAAGTAGTAGCGGTTATGTTTATAGTTGGCGGTGTTATATTTTTAGTAGTTGAGAAATTTTTTATACCTACTGAGAAAATACTTATAGATGATGTAGAGCAAGTTACTCTAAAGCAGTCACTTATTATTGGTTTTGCTCAGGTTTTCGCCCTTATTCCTGGGACCAGTAGGGCTGGAGCTACCATCATTGGCGCTCTATTAGTTGGACTAAGCAGAAAAGCTAGTGCAGAGTTTAGCTTTTTACTTGCCTTTCCTGTTATGTGCGCAGTTACTGCTTATGATCTACTAAAGCATTACCATGAATTTAGCAACGATAATCTAGTCGCTTTAGCGGTAGGTTTTATAGTCTCATTTATTGTTGCATATCTTACAATAAAGCTTTTTTTAGTCTTTTTAGAGAGATTTACCTTTGTTGCTTTTGGGATATATAGAATAATCTTCGGTGCTTTACTCTTAATCTTACTTTAA
- a CDS encoding pyridoxal-phosphate-dependent aminotransferase family protein, with product MLLFTPGPTPVPQNVRNAMSDETMHHRTPEFEAIFEKTRKHLFELFKSDEVVMLSSSGTGAMEAAVINLCYNKLLSVNSGKFGERFSKIAKAHGLENIEIKNEWNTPVSVEAIVEALKVNPEIDAIAVQISESAGGLRHPVEGLAKAAKEINPNIMIIADGITAVGVEAIDVSNIDCLIAGSQKALMLPPGLAILGLSNAAIEKIGAGKGYYFNLATEIKSQRKNTTAWTAATTLTIGLLEVLETIERDGGIEKLYSETKLRACAVKSALKAIGLHIYPKTPATSMTTIDDVDASEIRKILKNEFLVNVAGGQDHLAGKIFRINQMGLIPVHEMAWVVNAVELTLAKLGRRAYDGVANRVFNETFFATKA from the coding sequence ATGTTACTTTTTACTCCTGGGCCAACTCCAGTTCCTCAAAATGTTCGTAATGCCATGAGTGATGAGACTATGCATCACCGCACACCAGAATTTGAAGCTATTTTCGAAAAAACGCGCAAACATCTTTTTGAGCTTTTTAAAAGTGATGAAGTTGTTATGCTCTCATCTAGCGGAACAGGTGCTATGGAGGCCGCAGTTATAAATCTTTGTTATAACAAACTCTTAAGTGTAAACTCTGGAAAGTTTGGAGAGAGATTTTCAAAAATTGCAAAAGCTCATGGGCTAGAAAATATAGAGATAAAAAATGAGTGGAATACACCTGTTAGTGTAGAAGCTATAGTTGAAGCATTGAAAGTAAATCCTGAGATAGATGCTATAGCAGTTCAAATCAGTGAATCAGCGGGCGGACTTCGTCATCCTGTAGAAGGGCTGGCAAAGGCAGCTAAAGAGATAAATCCAAATATTATGATTATAGCTGATGGCATCACTGCAGTTGGGGTTGAGGCTATAGATGTTAGCAATATCGACTGCCTAATTGCAGGAAGTCAAAAAGCTTTAATGCTTCCACCCGGTTTAGCGATACTTGGGCTTAGTAACGCGGCAATTGAAAAAATTGGAGCTGGCAAGGGTTACTATTTTAATCTTGCTACAGAGATTAAAAGTCAAAGAAAAAACACTACTGCTTGGACAGCGGCTACAACTCTAACTATCGGACTTTTAGAAGTTTTAGAGACGATAGAAAGAGATGGAGGTATAGAAAAGTTATATAGCGAGACTAAACTTAGAGCTTGTGCGGTTAAGAGTGCACTTAAAGCTATAGGACTTCATATCTATCCAAAGACTCCAGCAACATCTATGACAACAATAGATGACGTGGATGCTTCAGAGATAAGAAAGATTCTTAAAAATGAGTTTTTAGTAAATGTAGCAGGTGGACAAGACCATTTAGCTGGAAAAATCTTTCGCATAAATCAAATGGGTTTAATCCCGGTTCATGAGATGGCATGGGTTGTAAATGCGGTTGAATTAACTCTTGCAAAATTAGGTAGAAGAGCTTATGATGGAGTAGCAAACAGAGTCTTTAATGAGACTTTTTTTGCTACAAAAGCTTAG
- a CDS encoding ATP phosphoribosyltransferase regulatory subunit, whose amino-acid sequence MILEHEIPNGSKLYFGKAARVKREIERVASDILDANGFEEIVTPVFSYHQHLSIADEKRLIKANDEKNNPISLRADSTIDVVRIIEKRLGRNTQHRKWFYIQPIFTYPTTEQNQIGAEFMGEKKLSSVMKIATEILHKLEVEPLVQISNIRVPKLLVEMFDELSLDDFKHTNIDKFLNLEVEWLNKLVYLQHIHQLDELLIIVPESIKIELVKMKELAQEASSKNIVLAPMYYAQMLYYDEVFFRMIDKNEVYARGGRYTSSDLNSVGFAIYTDTLCEKIVLNDT is encoded by the coding sequence ATGATACTTGAACATGAGATTCCAAATGGCTCAAAACTTTACTTTGGTAAGGCTGCTAGAGTAAAGAGAGAGATTGAGAGAGTTGCTAGTGATATCTTAGATGCAAATGGATTTGAGGAGATTGTTACTCCTGTTTTTTCTTACCATCAGCATCTAAGCATTGCAGATGAGAAGAGACTTATCAAAGCAAATGATGAAAAAAACAATCCAATATCTCTAAGAGCGGACTCTACTATAGATGTAGTTCGTATCATTGAGAAAAGGCTCGGAAGAAATACTCAGCATAGAAAATGGTTCTACATTCAGCCTATTTTTACATATCCTACGACTGAACAAAATCAAATAGGTGCCGAGTTTATGGGAGAGAAAAAACTCTCATCTGTTATGAAAATAGCGACTGAGATTTTACACAAGCTTGAGGTTGAGCCTCTTGTGCAGATATCAAACATAAGAGTTCCTAAACTTTTAGTAGAGATGTTTGATGAGCTAAGTTTGGATGACTTTAAACATACAAATATAGACAAATTTTTAAACCTAGAAGTTGAGTGGTTAAATAAACTTGTATATCTTCAACATATCCATCAGCTAGATGAACTTTTAATTATAGTGCCAGAATCTATAAAGATAGAGCTAGTTAAGATGAAAGAGTTAGCACAAGAAGCATCATCAAAAAACATAGTTTTAGCACCAATGTATTATGCACAGATGCTCTATTATGATGAAGTATTTTTTAGAATGATAGATAAAAACGAAGTCTATGCAAGGGGTGGAAGATATACAAGTTCAGATCTAAACTCTGTCGGATTTGCTATTTATACAGATACACTTTGCGAAAAAATAGTTTTAAATGATACATGA
- a CDS encoding adenylosuccinate synthase gives MKADLIVGIQWGDEGKGKIVDRLASSYDMVCRSQGGHNAGHTIWVEGVKYALHLIPSGVLNPKAINVVGNGVVLSPESIIKEMEQFKELEGRLFISDKAHLNLSYHAQIDQAKERLKGDNAIGTTGKGIGPAYADKINRNGFRVAELLDPKKLCASILEYFEQNRAIFDVLGIATPKDGELLAELEGYKEKLAPFITDTTQLVWRALDEKKKILLEGAQGTMLDIDHGTYPYVTSSATVSAGACTGLGISPKEIGKVTGIVKAYCTRVGNGPFPSEDVGEEGKMLGERGHEFGTTTGRARRCGWFDAVATRYASRLNGCDELALMKLDVLDGFDEVKVCVAYELNAKEIDYLPSNLEDVKPIYKTFKGWNNSVGVRKFEDLPSSAQEYVKIIEEISKTKVGIISTSPHREDTIIL, from the coding sequence ATGAAAGCTGATTTGATAGTAGGTATCCAATGGGGAGACGAAGGAAAAGGTAAAATAGTCGATAGGCTTGCATCTAGCTATGACATGGTTTGTAGAAGTCAAGGTGGTCATAATGCTGGACATACTATCTGGGTTGAGGGTGTAAAATATGCACTTCATCTTATACCTTCTGGTGTACTAAACCCTAAGGCCATAAATGTTGTAGGAAATGGTGTAGTACTCTCTCCTGAGTCTATTATAAAAGAGATGGAGCAGTTTAAAGAGCTAGAGGGTCGTCTTTTTATCTCAGATAAAGCTCACCTAAATCTTTCTTATCATGCGCAAATTGACCAAGCAAAAGAGAGACTAAAAGGTGATAATGCCATAGGAACAACAGGAAAAGGCATCGGACCTGCTTATGCTGATAAGATAAATAGAAATGGCTTTAGAGTAGCAGAGTTGTTAGATCCTAAAAAGCTTTGTGCTTCTATACTAGAATATTTTGAGCAAAACAGAGCAATTTTTGATGTTTTGGGTATTGCTACACCAAAAGATGGTGAACTTTTAGCTGAGTTAGAGGGCTACAAAGAAAAACTAGCACCTTTTATTACAGATACTACGCAGTTGGTTTGGAGGGCTCTTGATGAGAAGAAAAAAATCCTCCTTGAGGGTGCACAAGGAACTATGCTTGATATCGACCACGGTACGTATCCATATGTAACTTCATCCGCAACTGTAAGTGCAGGAGCTTGTACAGGTCTTGGTATTAGTCCTAAAGAGATTGGCAAAGTTACAGGAATAGTTAAGGCTTATTGTACTCGTGTGGGCAATGGTCCTTTTCCTAGTGAAGATGTGGGCGAAGAGGGAAAAATGTTAGGTGAGAGAGGTCATGAGTTTGGAACTACTACAGGAAGAGCAAGAAGATGTGGTTGGTTTGATGCAGTTGCAACTAGATATGCAAGCAGGCTCAATGGTTGTGATGAGTTAGCACTTATGAAGCTTGATGTTCTTGATGGTTTTGATGAGGTAAAAGTTTGCGTAGCTTACGAGCTTAACGCTAAAGAGATAGACTATCTTCCATCAAACTTAGAAGATGTAAAGCCGATTTATAAAACCTTTAAAGGTTGGAATAACTCAGTGGGAGTTAGAAAATTTGAAGATCTTCCATCGTCTGCACAAGAGTATGTTAAAATCATCGAAGAAATCTCAAAAACAAAAGTAGGAATCATCTCAACTTCTCCCCATAGAGAGGACACGATAATACTTTAA
- a CDS encoding flagellar export protein FliJ has product MKTRFTPLVKLKKTAMDKSESLMQKANADLNSARAALEKSYETLDEITSPQQGNMKDFLASRELINSARAFVKHNQEWVIYAQNQVNQAKEKLKLDIIEHEKFKYLELQEIEKELKKLKIQEMKDLDEVALMTHNKKEKN; this is encoded by the coding sequence ATGAAAACTCGCTTCACTCCCTTAGTCAAGTTAAAAAAAACTGCTATGGATAAAAGTGAGTCTCTTATGCAAAAAGCCAATGCAGACTTAAATTCAGCAAGAGCCGCACTAGAGAAATCCTACGAAACCCTAGATGAAATCACAAGTCCACAACAAGGAAATATGAAAGATTTTCTTGCCTCGCGTGAGCTTATAAACTCCGCAAGAGCCTTTGTTAAACACAATCAAGAGTGGGTTATTTATGCACAAAATCAAGTAAATCAAGCAAAAGAAAAACTAAAACTAGATATTATTGAGCATGAGAAGTTTAAGTACTTAGAACTTCAAGAGATAGAAAAAGAGTTAAAAAAACTCAAAATTCAAGAGATGAAAGACCTTGATGAAGTAGCCCTTATGACTCATAATAAAAAGGAAAAAAATTGA
- a CDS encoding MotE family protein: protein MRIIILLHLFLASLLALETSDKLFECTEIFKERKSELLVELERIDEQKQALSALQIATEELLRKKESRLNEKEAIVDKKLLEIKEKEEAIKQMLAKNEEILKEIKSIKMDKVAQTFAKMKDSPAAAILSDMDNEEAASILSSLKPKTVGKILSKMDAKKASDLTLLLVK, encoded by the coding sequence TTGAGAATAATTATACTTTTGCATCTTTTTTTAGCATCGCTTTTGGCATTAGAGACAAGTGATAAACTCTTTGAGTGTACAGAAATCTTTAAAGAGAGAAAGAGCGAGCTTTTAGTAGAGCTTGAACGCATTGATGAACAAAAACAAGCACTAAGTGCTTTGCAAATTGCCACAGAAGAGCTTCTTAGAAAAAAAGAATCAAGACTCAATGAAAAAGAAGCAATAGTAGATAAAAAACTCTTAGAGATAAAAGAAAAAGAAGAAGCTATCAAACAAATGCTTGCAAAAAATGAAGAGATATTAAAAGAGATAAAAAGTATAAAGATGGACAAGGTAGCTCAAACTTTTGCAAAGATGAAAGACTCACCAGCTGCTGCTATTCTCTCAGATATGGACAATGAAGAAGCAGCATCTATCCTTAGCTCACTAAAACCTAAAACTGTGGGAAAGATTTTATCTAAAATGGATGCTAAAAAAGCATCTGACTTGACACTCTTGTTGGTAAAATAA
- a CDS encoding DUF507 family protein, giving the protein MKVSLKTIPHISSRVAIDLNKSGVVTMTKGLEIVAKEAEKVLEHSVKQEMALEEKAGEICDENEEEIEFMLADERQLFFMIKKKLAPEFGVILNYEERYSDISHKILDELYEEDLIHFEVTENRIKNIIYNAITSFIADASEIEDAVMDRIRSYKKRYIPGTDEFDILYEKIYKEELMKRGME; this is encoded by the coding sequence ATGAAAGTATCACTAAAAACTATACCTCACATATCTAGTAGGGTTGCAATTGACTTAAACAAAAGTGGTGTTGTCACGATGACAAAAGGACTTGAAATAGTAGCCAAAGAGGCTGAGAAAGTGCTTGAACATAGTGTAAAACAGGAGATGGCACTAGAAGAAAAAGCTGGTGAAATCTGTGATGAAAATGAAGAAGAGATAGAGTTTATGCTCGCAGATGAGAGACAGCTATTTTTTATGATAAAGAAAAAACTAGCACCGGAGTTTGGAGTTATACTAAACTATGAAGAGAGATATTCAGATATTTCTCACAAGATTTTAGATGAGCTTTATGAAGAGGATTTGATCCATTTTGAAGTGACAGAAAATCGCATAAAAAATATCATCTACAATGCTATAACCTCATTTATCGCAGATGCGTCCGAGATAGAAGATGCTGTCATGGATAGGATTAGATCTTATAAAAAAAGATATATTCCAGGAACAGATGAGTTTGACATTTTGTATGAAAAAATCTACAAAGAAGAGCTTATGAAAAGGGGTATGGAGTAA
- the carA gene encoding glutamine-hydrolyzing carbamoyl-phosphate synthase small subunit, producing the protein MRVYIYLQNGVFLEANSFGAEGTVVGEIVFNTSMTGYQEVMSDPSYAGQFVTFTMPEIGVVGTNEQDMQSSSAHAKGMIVRKYQKRYSNFRAEASLEEFLLKYNVMGICDIDTRYLTKTIRNEGAMMMIASTSISDKEELKKILENSPRIEDINYIEEVSTKKAYKHESSTYSDREFKFDTPPTPQANIVVIDFGVKRNILNGLVGAGMGVEVIPNNFSADDLIERYNSKSIDGVFLSNGPGDPLVLKKEQEQIKKLIDAKVPMFGICLGHQLLSISHGYETYKLKFGHHGGNHPVKNIKNGFVEITSQNHNYNVSDNIVEIAEVTHINLFDNTIEGLRYKDSPIFSVQHHPEANPGPKESDYVFNEFLSLIKR; encoded by the coding sequence GTGAGAGTATATATATATCTTCAAAACGGGGTTTTTTTAGAGGCAAATAGTTTTGGTGCAGAGGGAACTGTGGTTGGTGAGATAGTTTTTAACACGTCTATGACAGGTTATCAAGAAGTTATGTCTGACCCATCGTATGCTGGTCAATTTGTTACATTTACTATGCCAGAGATCGGAGTAGTTGGTACAAATGAACAAGATATGCAAAGTTCAAGTGCACATGCGAAAGGTATGATAGTTAGAAAATACCAAAAAAGATACTCAAACTTTAGAGCTGAGGCTTCCCTTGAAGAGTTTTTACTAAAATACAATGTTATGGGAATCTGTGATATTGACACAAGATATTTAACTAAGACAATAAGAAATGAGGGTGCTATGATGATGATAGCATCTACTTCCATTAGCGATAAAGAAGAGCTAAAGAAGATCTTAGAAAACTCTCCTCGCATTGAAGATATAAACTATATAGAAGAAGTTAGCACAAAAAAAGCTTATAAGCATGAGAGCTCGACTTACTCAGATAGAGAGTTTAAGTTTGATACTCCCCCGACTCCTCAAGCAAATATTGTAGTAATTGATTTTGGTGTAAAAAGAAATATTTTAAATGGACTAGTAGGTGCAGGAATGGGCGTTGAAGTTATTCCAAATAACTTTAGTGCCGATGACTTGATAGAGAGATATAACTCAAAATCCATAGATGGAGTTTTTTTATCAAACGGACCTGGTGATCCGCTTGTACTAAAAAAGGAACAAGAACAGATAAAAAAACTCATAGATGCAAAAGTACCAATGTTTGGTATCTGTCTGGGGCATCAACTGCTCTCTATCTCTCATGGCTATGAGACTTATAAACTAAAATTTGGACATCATGGTGGAAATCATCCTGTTAAAAATATTAAAAATGGATTTGTAGAGATCACATCTCAAAACCATAACTACAATGTTTCTGATAATATAGTAGAGATTGCAGAAGTAACTCACATTAATCTTTTTGACAATACAATAGAAGGACTAAGATATAAAGATTCTCCAATTTTTTCAGTTCAGCATCATCCAGAGGCAAATCCTGGACCAAAAGAGAGTGATTATGTATTTAATGAATTTCTCTCACTTATAAAAAGATAG